A window of the Motilibacter rhizosphaerae genome harbors these coding sequences:
- a CDS encoding protein-glutamate methylesterase/protein-glutamine glutaminase: MADIRVLVVDDSAVVRHIVAQVLETEQEITVVGTAANGRLALDKIDELLPDAITLDIEMPELDGLGTLKALRQKHPRIPVIMFSTLTERGASKTLEALSLGASDYVTKPSNTTALTDSVRSVREQLVPKLLGLCGRTPVDPGPRRRTAPAASAPVAGVVRPRTPLAGRTPLASQAAQQEPVVAPPGPAVPRSTARPEIVAIGSSTGGPEALAKVLTGLPANLRVPVVVVQHMPPIFTRLLAERLTRTSPLEVREAAEGDVLRPGLVLVAPGDFHMELKRAPAGTVVHLTSGPPENFCRPAVDVLFRSVAATYGGATLAVVLTGMGSDGRKGAQFLKAKGATVLAQDEATSVVWGMPGAVTHAGLADQVLPISAIAGAVTDAVGNVPHLTAMGVRP; the protein is encoded by the coding sequence ATGGCAGACATCCGTGTGCTCGTCGTCGATGACTCCGCGGTCGTGCGCCACATCGTCGCCCAGGTCCTCGAGACCGAGCAGGAGATCACCGTCGTCGGGACGGCCGCCAACGGCAGGCTGGCCCTCGACAAGATCGACGAGCTGCTCCCGGACGCGATCACGCTCGACATCGAGATGCCGGAGCTCGACGGGCTGGGCACGCTGAAGGCCCTGCGCCAGAAGCACCCGCGCATACCGGTCATCATGTTCAGCACGCTGACGGAGCGGGGCGCCTCCAAGACCCTGGAGGCGCTCTCGCTCGGCGCCAGCGACTACGTCACCAAGCCCTCGAACACCACGGCGCTGACGGACTCCGTCCGCAGCGTGCGCGAGCAGCTGGTGCCGAAGCTGCTCGGCCTCTGCGGCCGCACGCCCGTCGACCCCGGCCCGCGCCGGAGGACGGCTCCGGCCGCCTCGGCGCCGGTCGCCGGCGTCGTACGGCCGCGCACCCCGCTGGCCGGGCGCACGCCCCTGGCGAGCCAGGCCGCGCAGCAGGAGCCGGTGGTGGCTCCTCCGGGTCCCGCCGTCCCGCGCTCCACCGCGCGGCCCGAGATCGTCGCGATCGGCAGCTCCACCGGTGGTCCCGAGGCGCTCGCCAAGGTGCTCACGGGGCTGCCCGCCAACCTCCGCGTCCCCGTGGTGGTCGTGCAGCACATGCCGCCGATCTTCACGCGGCTGCTCGCGGAGCGGCTCACGCGCACCAGCCCGCTCGAGGTGCGCGAGGCGGCGGAGGGCGACGTCCTCCGTCCCGGCCTCGTGCTCGTCGCGCCGGGCGACTTCCACATGGAGCTCAAGCGGGCTCCTGCCGGCACGGTGGTCCACCTGACCAGCGGGCCGCCCGAGAACTTCTGCCGCCCCGCGGTGGATGTGCTCTTCCGCAGCGTCGCAGCGACGTACGGCGGTGCGACCCTCGCGGTCGTCCTGACCGGCATGGGCTCCGACGGGCGCAAGGGCGCGCAGTTCCTCAAGGCCAAGGGCGCGACCGTCCTGGCCCAGGACGAGGCGACGTCCGTGGTCTGGGGGATGCCCGGTGCGGTCACGCACGCGGGCCTCGCCGACCAGGTCCTTCCGATCAGCGCCATCGCCGGCGCGGTGACCGATGCGGTGGGGAACGTCCCCCACCTCACAGCGATGGGGGTACGTCCATGA
- a CDS encoding CheR family methyltransferase → MTTAPAPVRGLSPAGRPASNLSPAAFDWVRELVYREAAIVLEPGKEYLVESRLLPLSRQAGKDSVTAYVEGLRFGRDARESARVVDALTTNETSWFRDGSPFRALQDQLVPEVLASGRPDRTLRIWSAACSSGQEPYTVAMSVSDAVRAAGWRLEILATDISEEMLARAKAGRYSQLEVNRGLPAPLLVKHFHRVGTEWEVAPEFRQSITFRRMNLAAPFGAMPQFDIVLLRNVLIYFDTPTKRSILKRVASSLRPDGHLLLGGAETTLGVDDAWDRVLVSGAPVHRPIAQSGRRGA, encoded by the coding sequence ATGACCACAGCACCGGCGCCGGTGCGGGGGCTCTCCCCCGCCGGGCGGCCGGCCTCGAACCTCAGCCCGGCAGCGTTCGACTGGGTCCGCGAGCTCGTGTACCGCGAGGCGGCCATCGTGCTCGAGCCGGGCAAGGAGTACCTCGTCGAGTCCCGGCTGCTGCCCCTGTCCCGCCAGGCGGGCAAGGACAGCGTGACCGCGTACGTCGAGGGTCTTCGGTTCGGCCGGGACGCGCGCGAGTCCGCGCGCGTCGTGGACGCGCTGACGACCAACGAGACGTCGTGGTTCCGGGACGGCTCGCCCTTCCGGGCGCTGCAGGACCAGCTCGTCCCCGAGGTGCTGGCGTCCGGTCGTCCCGACCGCACGCTGCGCATCTGGTCGGCGGCCTGCTCCAGCGGCCAGGAGCCGTACACCGTCGCCATGTCGGTGTCGGACGCGGTCCGCGCGGCGGGCTGGCGGCTCGAGATCCTCGCGACCGACATCTCCGAGGAGATGCTCGCGCGGGCGAAGGCCGGCCGCTACTCGCAGCTCGAGGTGAACCGGGGTCTTCCCGCTCCCCTGCTCGTCAAGCACTTCCACCGCGTGGGCACCGAGTGGGAGGTGGCTCCGGAGTTCCGGCAGTCCATCACCTTCCGGCGCATGAACCTCGCGGCGCCCTTCGGCGCGATGCCGCAGTTCGACATCGTGCTGCTCCGCAACGTCCTCATCTACTTCGACACACCGACCAAGCGGTCGATCCTCAAGCGTGTCGCGAGTTCGTTGCGCCCAGACGGTCATCTCCTGCTCGGAGGTGCCGAAACAACACTCGGCGTGGACGACGCGTGGGACCGCGTCCTCGTCTCAGGAGCGCCGGTCCACCGACCGATCGCACAATCCGGAAGGAGAGGGGCCTGA
- a CDS encoding response regulator has product MRALVIDDSRAMRTILGRILAAQGFTVSDAGNGQEALDALTALQAQGELPSLALVDWNMPVMDGLTFVKEVRSRAEYASITLMMVTTESEHGQIVRALAAGAHEYVIKPFTADAIADKLALLGLSTVNA; this is encoded by the coding sequence ATGCGCGCCCTCGTCATCGACGACTCGCGAGCGATGCGCACCATCTTGGGCCGCATCCTCGCCGCCCAGGGGTTCACGGTCTCCGACGCCGGCAACGGCCAGGAGGCGCTCGACGCCCTCACCGCGCTCCAGGCGCAGGGTGAGCTGCCGAGCCTCGCGCTGGTGGACTGGAACATGCCCGTGATGGACGGACTGACGTTCGTCAAGGAGGTGCGCTCCCGCGCGGAGTACGCCTCGATCACGCTCATGATGGTGACGACGGAGAGCGAGCACGGCCAGATCGTGCGCGCCCTCGCCGCCGGCGCCCACGAGTACGTCATCAAGCCCTTCACCGCGGACGCCATCGCTGACAAGCTGGCCCTGCTCGGCCTGTCGACGGTGAACGCATGA
- a CDS encoding chemotaxis protein CheX: MTAVIADEDILGIAGDLWSSYLGEEALPAMLGTLTPEISSNVSVFGAWNGTVVVATTARGARLVGSALLEIPEDELTKGDIDDAVGELANIVGGNVKSVLPGPSSLTLPVVSHGTVAVNERAAVIVGQAALEWWGEVFEITVWHGPASEGGVG, from the coding sequence ATGACCGCCGTCATCGCCGACGAGGACATCCTCGGCATCGCGGGGGACCTGTGGTCCTCGTACCTCGGCGAGGAGGCGCTCCCGGCCATGCTGGGCACCCTCACGCCCGAGATCTCGTCCAACGTGTCGGTCTTCGGCGCCTGGAACGGCACCGTCGTCGTGGCCACCACGGCACGCGGCGCCCGCCTCGTCGGCTCCGCCCTCCTGGAGATCCCGGAGGACGAGCTGACCAAGGGCGACATCGACGACGCGGTCGGCGAGCTCGCCAACATCGTCGGCGGCAACGTGAAGAGCGTGCTGCCGGGGCCGAGCTCCCTGACGCTGCCGGTCGTCTCGCACGGCACGGTCGCCGTCAACGAGCGCGCCGCGGTCATCGTCGGCCAGGCCGCGCTCGAGTGGTGGGGCGAGGTCTTCGAGATCACGGTGTGGCACGGCCCCGCCTCCGAGGGTGGTGTCGGCTGA
- a CDS encoding response regulator has protein sequence MKILIADDSKVMRQIVTRTLRQAGFDGHDVVEAVDGADAFEKVKSESPDLVLSDWNMPNMTGIELLAQLRSTGSKVNFGFVTSETSQEMRDRAESSGALFLIAKPFTPEAFREALEPVIK, from the coding sequence ATGAAGATCCTCATCGCCGACGACAGCAAGGTGATGCGGCAGATCGTCACCCGCACGCTGCGCCAGGCCGGCTTCGACGGCCACGACGTCGTCGAGGCCGTCGACGGTGCTGACGCGTTCGAGAAGGTGAAGAGCGAGTCGCCGGACCTCGTCCTCAGCGACTGGAACATGCCCAACATGACGGGCATCGAGCTGCTCGCGCAGCTCCGCTCGACCGGGTCGAAGGTCAACTTCGGCTTCGTCACCTCCGAGACGTCCCAGGAGATGCGGGACCGCGCCGAGTCCTCGGGCGCGCTCTTCCTCATCGCCAAGCCCTTCACGCCCGAGGCCTTCCGCGAGGCCCTCGAGCCCGTCATCAAGTAG
- the csrA gene encoding carbon storage regulator CsrA, whose product MLVLSRRAGESVIIGHDITITVLEVRGDVVRIGIDAPRTVQVHREEVYRELQASNIAAAAPPEDAIAALTARIAKGRPGPPPPAQ is encoded by the coding sequence GTGCTGGTCCTGAGCCGCCGTGCCGGCGAGAGCGTCATCATCGGGCACGACATCACCATCACCGTCCTCGAGGTGCGGGGTGACGTCGTCCGCATCGGCATCGACGCCCCGCGCACCGTCCAGGTGCACCGCGAGGAGGTCTACCGCGAGCTGCAGGCGTCCAACATCGCCGCCGCCGCCCCGCCCGAGGACGCGATCGCCGCGCTGACCGCGCGCATCGCCAAGGGCCGCCCCGGGCCGCCGCCGCCCGCGCAGTAG
- the fliW gene encoding flagellar assembly protein FliW: MTVPTVQQGLDGALVFSQGLPGFPEARHFALVALDDAGLVYALRSIEDEGLRFLAVPPAPFFPDYSPELPDDAVTELGLESEEDALVLLLVTCTTGIEDATANLLAPIVVHARTHQAAQVVLSGSDLPLRAPLQP, encoded by the coding sequence ATGACAGTGCCGACCGTGCAGCAGGGCCTCGACGGGGCGCTCGTGTTCTCGCAGGGCCTCCCGGGCTTCCCGGAGGCCCGGCACTTCGCGCTCGTCGCCCTCGACGACGCCGGCCTGGTCTACGCGCTGCGCTCGATCGAGGACGAGGGGCTGCGCTTCCTGGCCGTCCCGCCCGCGCCCTTCTTCCCGGACTACTCCCCCGAGCTGCCGGACGACGCGGTGACCGAGCTGGGCCTCGAGTCCGAGGAGGACGCGCTCGTCCTGCTCCTCGTCACCTGCACCACGGGCATCGAGGACGCGACCGCCAACCTGCTCGCCCCCATCGTCGTGCACGCCCGCACGCACCAGGCCGCCCAGGTCGTCCTCTCCGGCTCCGACCTGCCGCTGCGCGCGCCGCTCCAGCCCTGA
- the flgL gene encoding flagellar hook-associated protein FlgL, giving the protein MSRVTYAHLANTSLAGIQSNLDRYSRTQEQLSSGKTISRPSDNPSGAISSMGYRSEASQYQQYADSAADGIDWLDAADTALGDIQQSVRDARTLTVQGKSTGNSDPNARRAIADQIDQLRAGILNNANRQYLGRPIFGGTTSGSAAFDSTGTYIGDSGSVNRVAADGVSVRVDTDGVQTFGSGPTSVFGILDDISNHLKTDPTQLDADLAKLDTAVTTIGFSRSSVGARTNRLDSLQQTAKDRVDNAKRAQGDIEGVDIAQATVDLQLQQVSYQAALSTASKVLQLSLTNFLR; this is encoded by the coding sequence ATGAGCCGCGTCACCTACGCGCACCTCGCGAACACCAGTCTCGCGGGGATCCAGAGCAACCTGGACCGCTACAGCCGGACCCAGGAGCAGCTCTCGAGCGGCAAGACGATCAGCCGTCCCTCGGACAACCCGTCGGGCGCCATCAGCTCGATGGGCTACCGGAGCGAGGCCTCGCAGTACCAGCAGTACGCCGACAGCGCCGCCGACGGCATCGACTGGCTCGACGCCGCGGACACCGCCCTGGGCGACATCCAGCAGTCCGTGCGCGACGCCCGCACCCTGACGGTGCAGGGCAAGTCGACCGGCAACAGCGACCCCAACGCCCGCAGGGCGATCGCGGACCAGATCGACCAGTTGCGCGCCGGCATCCTCAACAACGCCAACCGCCAGTACCTCGGCCGCCCGATCTTCGGCGGCACGACCTCGGGCTCCGCGGCCTTCGACTCGACCGGCACGTACATCGGCGACAGCGGGTCGGTGAACCGCGTCGCCGCCGACGGGGTCTCGGTGCGCGTCGACACCGACGGCGTCCAGACGTTCGGCAGCGGCCCGACGTCGGTCTTCGGCATCCTCGACGACATCAGCAACCACCTCAAGACCGACCCGACGCAGCTCGACGCCGACCTGGCCAAGCTCGACACGGCGGTCACCACCATCGGGTTCTCGCGCTCCAGCGTGGGTGCGCGCACCAACCGCCTCGACAGCCTCCAGCAGACCGCGAAGGACCGCGTGGACAACGCGAAGCGAGCCCAGGGCGACATCGAGGGCGTCGACATCGCCCAGGCGACCGTCGACCTCCAGCTGCAGCAGGTCTCCTACCAGGCGGCGCTCAGCACGGCCAGCAAGGTGCTGCAGCTCTCGCTCACCAACTTCCTCCGGTGA
- the flgK gene encoding flagellar hook-associated protein FlgK, translating to MSTFGSINTAYSSLVAQRRALDVTGQNIANANTPGYSRQRVDMNSVAGPSVPALFSTYDGTGGGVAVTDVSRIRDDFYAVRQQIEHGNLASSDRAQQTLSDIEDAVPEPSDTGIAKTMQDFFKSFTNLSQNPGGSMRQAVVESGQGVADKLHDAAGNLDQQWSNLRQTLTTSVADVNATTTEIANLNKAIQFNTAGGVPSNELADKRDALVLKLSDAIGVTARPGKDGSVDVMLGGSALVSGSNALTLGIQGASVPSDATTTPVKIVYTNDGSTVPLSGGDVHGIVTALTDTIPRYKAQLDGFAADLANQVNTLHRQGYDLTNGPDVPGGDGRDYFGTNDGTTSVTAANIKVVVTADQIAASANPGGNLDGGMATRIAALSTSTSSPVNSYKTMISGLGVESAAAQQRFATRKDVAAKADDAMTTTSGVDTDEEMTNVLAFQRGYEAAAKVMTTIDSTINTLIQMVS from the coding sequence ATGAGCACCTTCGGCTCCATCAACACGGCGTACTCCTCGCTCGTCGCCCAGCGGCGGGCGCTCGACGTCACCGGCCAGAACATCGCCAACGCCAACACGCCGGGCTACTCGCGCCAGCGCGTCGACATGAACTCGGTCGCCGGGCCCTCGGTCCCCGCGCTGTTCTCGACGTACGACGGCACCGGCGGCGGCGTCGCCGTCACCGACGTGAGCCGCATCCGCGACGACTTCTACGCGGTGCGCCAGCAGATCGAGCACGGCAACCTCGCCAGCTCCGACCGTGCGCAGCAGACGCTCAGCGACATCGAGGACGCGGTCCCGGAGCCGTCCGACACCGGCATCGCGAAGACCATGCAGGACTTCTTCAAGTCGTTCACGAACCTCTCGCAGAACCCCGGCGGGTCGATGCGCCAGGCTGTCGTGGAGAGCGGCCAGGGCGTGGCGGACAAGCTCCACGACGCCGCCGGCAACCTCGACCAGCAGTGGAGCAACCTGCGCCAGACGCTGACGACCTCGGTCGCGGACGTCAACGCGACCACCACCGAGATCGCCAACCTCAACAAGGCGATCCAGTTCAACACCGCCGGCGGGGTGCCGTCGAACGAGCTGGCCGACAAGCGCGACGCCCTCGTGCTCAAGCTGAGCGACGCCATCGGCGTCACCGCCCGCCCGGGCAAGGACGGCTCGGTCGACGTCATGCTCGGCGGCTCGGCGCTCGTGTCCGGGAGCAACGCGCTGACCCTCGGCATCCAGGGCGCCTCGGTGCCCTCGGACGCGACCACGACCCCCGTGAAGATCGTCTACACCAACGACGGCAGCACGGTCCCGCTCAGCGGCGGCGACGTCCACGGCATCGTCACGGCCCTCACCGACACGATCCCGCGCTACAAGGCCCAGCTCGACGGCTTCGCCGCCGACCTCGCGAACCAGGTGAACACCCTGCACCGCCAGGGCTACGACCTCACCAACGGCCCCGACGTCCCCGGCGGCGACGGGCGCGACTACTTCGGCACCAACGACGGCACGACGTCCGTCACCGCCGCGAACATCAAGGTGGTCGTCACCGCCGACCAGATCGCCGCGAGCGCCAACCCCGGCGGCAACCTCGACGGCGGCATGGCGACCCGCATCGCCGCGCTGTCGACCTCGACGAGCTCCCCGGTGAACTCCTACAAGACGATGATCAGCGGCCTCGGCGTCGAGTCCGCGGCGGCGCAGCAGCGCTTCGCGACGCGCAAGGACGTCGCGGCCAAGGCCGACGACGCGATGACCACCACCTCGGGCGTCGACACCGACGAGGAGATGACCAACGTGCTGGCGTTCCAGCGCGGCTACGAGGCCGCGGCCAAGGTGATGACCACGATCGACAGCACGATCAACACCCTGATCCAGATGGTGAGCTGA
- the flgN gene encoding flagellar export chaperone FlgN, producing MSLAGVSSTLWRERELLELLLFKLEEEQLVLASGRSRWLARSTKEVEMVLEEVRKAELLRAVQVDAAAAELGLPSGPSLRELAEAAPEPWRGLLLEHRQAFLTATAGIQAMADMNRELLTAGFRATREALLGFGDGTETYTAAGAPVSVGRYTRLVDEAI from the coding sequence ATGAGCCTGGCCGGGGTCTCGAGCACGCTGTGGCGTGAGCGGGAGCTGCTCGAGCTGCTCCTGTTCAAGCTCGAGGAGGAGCAGCTGGTGCTCGCCTCCGGGCGGTCGCGCTGGCTGGCGCGCTCGACCAAGGAGGTCGAGATGGTGCTGGAGGAGGTCCGCAAGGCCGAGCTCCTCCGCGCCGTCCAGGTCGACGCCGCCGCCGCCGAGCTGGGCCTGCCGAGCGGGCCGAGCCTGCGCGAGCTGGCCGAGGCCGCGCCCGAGCCGTGGCGCGGGCTGCTCCTTGAGCACCGGCAGGCGTTCCTCACCGCCACCGCCGGGATCCAGGCGATGGCCGACATGAACCGCGAGCTGCTCACCGCCGGGTTCCGGGCGACCCGCGAGGCCCTCCTCGGCTTCGGCGACGGCACCGAGACGTACACCGCCGCGGGCGCGCCGGTCAGCGTCGGGCGCTACACGAGGCTCGTCGACGAGGCCATCTGA
- a CDS encoding sigma-70 family RNA polymerase sigma factor: MTATHGRASLEDELCREHLPLVGYLVNEILGRLPSHVNRDELTSAGLAALAQAARSYDDSRSVPFARFASTRIRGALIDELRSYDWASRSVRSRARKRDRAEEELTAVLGRTPTPQEVAAHLGVAVDELEAVDEDVQRAVVLSLQGFSDAGTLDEVVSVHEPAPDEMIVHREKVGYLYDAIEVLPDRLKTVVVRYFFEERPMTEIAAELGVSESRVSQMRGEALALLKDGMNAQLEPTMVEQSDRPGGCAARRREAYFAEVATRSDYRSRLSGRVPSYATTTYARVASA; this comes from the coding sequence ATGACCGCAACGCACGGACGCGCCTCCCTCGAGGACGAGCTCTGCCGCGAGCACCTCCCGCTCGTCGGCTACCTCGTCAACGAGATCCTCGGTCGTCTCCCCTCCCATGTGAACCGCGACGAGCTGACCTCGGCGGGCCTCGCAGCCCTCGCCCAGGCCGCCCGCTCCTACGACGACTCGCGCAGCGTGCCCTTCGCGCGCTTCGCCTCCACCCGCATCCGCGGCGCCCTCATCGACGAGCTGCGCAGCTACGACTGGGCCAGCCGGTCCGTACGCTCCCGCGCCCGCAAGCGCGACCGTGCGGAGGAGGAGCTGACCGCCGTCCTCGGGCGCACCCCCACCCCGCAGGAGGTCGCGGCTCACCTCGGTGTCGCCGTCGACGAGCTCGAGGCCGTGGACGAGGACGTCCAGCGCGCCGTCGTCCTGAGCCTGCAGGGCTTCTCCGACGCCGGCACCCTCGACGAGGTCGTCAGCGTCCACGAGCCCGCGCCGGACGAGATGATCGTCCACCGCGAGAAGGTGGGCTACCTCTACGACGCGATCGAGGTCCTCCCGGACCGGCTGAAGACCGTCGTGGTGCGCTACTTCTTCGAGGAGCGCCCGATGACCGAGATCGCCGCGGAGCTCGGCGTCAGCGAGTCCCGCGTCTCGCAGATGCGCGGCGAGGCGCTGGCCCTGCTCAAGGACGGCATGAACGCCCAGCTCGAGCCGACCATGGTCGAGCAGTCCGACCGTCCGGGCGGGTGCGCGGCACGGCGCCGCGAGGCGTACTTCGCCGAGGTCGCGACCCGCAGCGACTACCGCAGCCGGCTCTCCGGCCGCGTGCCGTCGTACGCCACCACGACGTACGCGCGGGTGGCCTCCGCCTGA